Proteins from a genomic interval of Arthrobacter sp. CAN_C5:
- a CDS encoding ABC transporter ATP-binding protein: MRTSANTADHLSTSSAIPEPSGTGPAASADSLSKTYGRADTRVRALKEVSVTFERATFTAIMGPSGSGKSTLMHCLAGLDTADSGRVWIGGTEITGLSDNELTRLRRDRIGFVFQAYNLIPTLTAEQNITLPVALAGGTVDADWLSQICTTLGLADRLTHRPHELSGGQQQRVAVARALLTRPDVLFGDEPTGNLDSRSGAEVLSLLRRSTREMGQSIIMVTHDPVAASYADRILLMNDGELVGQLDRSTPDVISKALAGLGA, from the coding sequence ATGAGAACTTCTGCAAACACTGCCGACCATTTGTCGACGTCGTCCGCCATCCCTGAACCCTCCGGAACGGGACCCGCGGCGTCCGCCGACTCACTCTCCAAGACCTACGGGCGCGCGGATACCCGAGTGCGCGCGCTGAAGGAGGTCAGCGTCACCTTCGAGCGGGCCACGTTCACCGCCATCATGGGCCCGTCCGGATCGGGCAAATCCACCCTGATGCATTGCCTGGCAGGCCTGGACACCGCCGACTCCGGCCGCGTCTGGATCGGCGGGACCGAGATCACCGGATTATCGGACAATGAGCTGACCCGACTGCGGCGCGACCGGATCGGTTTCGTCTTCCAGGCCTACAACCTGATTCCCACACTCACCGCCGAGCAGAACATCACCCTGCCGGTGGCGCTCGCCGGCGGTACTGTCGACGCCGACTGGCTGTCACAGATCTGCACCACCCTCGGTCTGGCGGACCGGCTCACCCACCGGCCACATGAGCTTTCCGGTGGCCAGCAGCAGCGCGTGGCTGTGGCCCGTGCGCTGCTGACCCGCCCAGATGTCCTCTTCGGTGATGAGCCCACCGGTAACCTCGACTCGCGCTCCGGCGCGGAGGTGCTTTCCCTGCTGCGGCGCAGTACCCGGGAAATGGGTCAGAGCATCATCATGGTGACCCACGACCCCGTCGCCGCGTCCTATGCGGACCGTATCCTGTTGATGAACGACGGCGAACTGGTGGGCCAGCTGGACCGCAGCACACCTGACGTCATCTCCAAGGCTCTCGCCGGACTGGGGGCGTAA